A region from the Lolium perenne isolate Kyuss_39 chromosome 4, Kyuss_2.0, whole genome shotgun sequence genome encodes:
- the LOC127347618 gene encoding uncharacterized protein produces MGSTQIGDDRISKLADGVLGHILSFLPAREAARAAALSTRWRRVLASVHTVSLEEPEKPIPSYDDDDDYHSYSPGYGPPKDPNPPPPFTAAVTAALLARHRCVRSDDAAQPLRALRVDMEGYHGGDSRTVDNWISYALKQAGTELELDLRFRRATICIRPYSLHTEARARTAVSSKEVTGDDDGFPSNDNVREAISASEEYIHNENSAADDVNEALTDEDYDDADGSDADDVSEAMTDEDYDDAVSSESEKVAYVPRWELPPPEYTVPSGLFSCRALRCLRIGPCRLSPPGTIMLPSLEELLLVRVSDDGQEVQRLISACPGLADLTLEACDTVTTLSLLDNRLRRLALRCCHNLASVAVGSSELQAFEYRGTVPEDSFLTISGTSGSSLTSCKVDICGEEVWSSEELTKLREFLQLFVDTKHLHLQSARLGSGFHHDTFVSFQKFSNLRHLEMMGCLPHDDATIIVSAMSRILQHAPEIEVLSLVFQPEPEPGDYDYERLPGGRYGCKERQLLDVHHLQYNKHNVLDKPTATIACLTDRVREINLVHYQGGRAQRTLAKFLLCNALVLDELYCGFVPGPLWIQTELRREIEGWAMNNPERRIFY; encoded by the coding sequence ATGGGGAGCACCCAGATCGGCGACGACCGCATCAGCAAGCTCGCCGACGGCGTGCTCGGCCACATCCTCTCTTTCCTACCAGCACGGGAAGCCGCGCGCGCGGCCGCGCTGTCGACCAGGTGGCGCCGCGTCCTCGCCAGCGTCCACACTGTCTCCCTAGAGGAGCCGGAGAAACCGATCCCCAgctacgacgacgacgacgactaccaCAGCTACAGCCCTGGCTACGGCCCACCCAAGGATCCCAACCCGCCACCGCCCTTCACTGCCGCTGTCACCGCCGCTCTCCTCGCCCGCCACCGCTGCGTACGATCCGACGATGCCGCGCAGCCGCTGCGCGCGCTCCGCGTCGACATGGAAGGGTACCACGGCGGCGACTCGCGCACCGTCGACAACTGGATCTCGTACGCTCTGAAGCAGGCCGGTACCGAACTTGAACTCGACCTCCGCTTCCGACGCGCCACCATCTGCATCCGCCCCTACTCCCTACACACGGAGGCCCGTGCCAGGACCGCGGTTAGCTCGAAGGAGGTTACCGGCGACGATGACGGCTTCCCCTCCAACGACAATGTCAGAGAAGCGATCTCCGCCTCCGAGGAGTATATCCACAATGAAAACTCTGCCGCCGACGATGTCAATGAAGCATTGACCGATGAGGACTACGATGATGCTGACGGATCTGACGCCGACGACGTCAGTGAAGCAATGACCGATGAGGACTACGACGACGCCGTCTCCTCGGAATCCGAGAAGGTAGCATATGTACCACGGTGGGAACTGCCACCGCCGGAGTACACCGTCCCGAGTGGTCTCTTCTCCTGCAGAGCGCTGCGATGTCTCCGCATTGGGCCCTGCAGACTCTCCCCGCCGGGAACCATCATGCTGCCCTCCCTCGAGGAGCTGCTCCTCGTACGCGTATCGGACGACGGGCAAGAAGTGCAGAGGCTCATCTCCGCCTGCCCGGGACTCGCTGACCTCACGCTCGAGGCCTGCGATACTGTGACGACCCTCTCCCTCCTCGACAACCGCCTCCGCAGACTCGCGCTCCGGTGCTGCCACAATCTGGCCAGCGTAGCTGTCGGCTCGTCAGAGCTTCAAGCCTTCGAGTACCGCGGCACCGTCCCCGAGGACTCGTTCCTGACCATAAGCGGCACGTCGGGGTCGTCGCTCACGTCCTGCAAGGTCGATATTTGCGGCGAGGAGGTATGGTCGTCGGAGGAGCTCACCAAGCTCAGGGAATTTCTGCAGCTGTTCGTAGACACGAAGCACCTCCACCTGCAGTCTGCTCGCCTGGGCTCTGGCTTCCACCACGACACCTTCGTAAGCTTCCAGAAATTCTCTAACCTCCGACACCTCGAGATGATGGGATGCCTGCCGCATGACGATGCCACCATTATTGTCAGCGCGATGAGCAGGATCCTCCAGCACGCTCCGGAAATAGAGGTGCTCTCGCTGGTCTTCCAACCAGAACCCGAGCCTGGCGACTACGACTACGAGCGGCTACCTGGCGGCCGGTATGGCTGCAAGGAACGCCAACTCCTCGACGTGCACCATCTTCAGTACAACAAGCACAACGTCCTGGACAAACCAACCGCGACGATCGCTTGCTTGACGGATCGAGTGAGGGAGATTAACCTAGTGCACTACCAGGGGGGCAGGGCACAGAGAACGCTAGCCAAATTCTTGCTCTGCAACGCTCTGGTTCTTGATGAACTCTACTGTGGATTTGTCCCGGGGCCGCTATGGATTCAGACTGAATTGAGGCGCGAGATCGAAGGCTGGGCCATGAACAACCCTGAAAGAAGGATCTTCTATTAG